Within the Achromobacter spanius genome, the region CGTCACCTGGAACATCCGGCCCGGCGCGGGCAGGGTCACCAGCCCCATGTCCAGCGTGTTGTTCTCCAGCCCGCGCAGCATGTCCGCCGTGTTGCCGGTGCTGGCCACGATGTCCAGCGCGGGAAAGCGGCGGCGCAACTGGGCCAACACAGGGGGCAGCAGATAGGTGCAGGCGGTGGCGCCGGTGCCCAGCCGGATCCGGCCGGATACCTGCGAGGCATGCGCGGTCATGGCCTGCTCGGCCTGCGCCAGCGCGGCGTCGATCACGCGGATATGGGTCAGCAGTTCAAGCCCTGCCGCCGTGGGCCCGGCACGGCGACCCACCCGCTCAACCAGCTTCAAGCCAAAACGCCTTTCCAACTGACGCACTTGCAGGCTGACCGCCGGCTGGGTCACGCCCCCGCGCTCGGCGGCGGCGGAGAAACTGCCCAGCTCAATCACCTGCGCGAAGAGGCGCAGATGGTCCAGGTTCAAGCCTCGCATGACGTTCACCCAAAGTTTTACTTATGCAAATCATAATCTTCCAAAGCTTTATTT harbors:
- a CDS encoding LysR family transcriptional regulator is translated as MRGLNLDHLRLFAQVIELGSFSAAAERGGVTQPAVSLQVRQLERRFGLKLVERVGRRAGPTAAGLELLTHIRVIDAALAQAEQAMTAHASQVSGRIRLGTGATACTYLLPPVLAQLRRRFPALDIVASTGNTADMLRGLENNTLDMGLVTLPAPGRMFQVTPLIEDEFVAIFPARDAASIPVQVTPQSLAPWPLVLFEPGARTRRLVDDWFEAAGVAAKPFMELGSTEAMKEIVAAGLGCAVLPKLAVSGAGHREALAVHALTPRLSRDLAIVMRRDKPLSRGLRHLQEALLALRE